A window of Argonema galeatum A003/A1 contains these coding sequences:
- the tadA gene encoding tRNA adenosine(34) deaminase TadA has protein sequence MPIDDPAYLIHRKWMSRAIELAQTAGDAGEVPVGAVIVDSQGNLIAEGENRKEREFDPTAHAEILAIRAAGKALQDWHLDRCTLYVTLEPCPMCAGAIVQARLRLLVYGADDPKTGAIRTVANIPDSACSNHRLSVLGGILESACRHQLQSWFAQKRQK, from the coding sequence ATGCCAATTGATGACCCAGCCTATCTAATTCACCGAAAATGGATGAGTAGAGCTATTGAACTGGCACAAACCGCCGGTGACGCCGGAGAAGTGCCTGTAGGAGCCGTCATCGTTGACAGTCAGGGTAACTTAATAGCAGAAGGAGAAAACCGCAAAGAGCGGGAGTTTGACCCCACAGCCCATGCGGAGATTTTGGCTATCCGGGCAGCTGGCAAAGCTCTGCAAGACTGGCATCTCGATCGATGCACCCTCTACGTTACCCTAGAGCCATGCCCCATGTGTGCGGGTGCGATCGTCCAAGCTAGGCTGCGTCTGTTAGTTTATGGAGCAGACGATCCCAAAACTGGCGCAATTCGTACCGTTGCCAATATTCCCGATAGCGCCTGCTCCAATCACCGCTTATCCGTACTCGGTGGGATCTTAGAATCTGCCTGTCGCCACCAGCTGCAATCCTGGTTTGCACAAAAAAGGCAAAAGTGA
- a CDS encoding lysophospholipid acyltransferase family protein has translation MTIPLDSSAQTLATSTPAKVTTITSRVAPWFSQLAYPLGRRIILPFYFGEISVTGREHLPTEGPVILAPTHRSRWDSFMVPYAAGRDITGRDLRFMVSANEMTGLQGWFVRRFGGFAVDTEHPGIGSLRHGVELLQNGETLVLFPEGNIFFDNQIHPLKPGLARIALQAEASKSGLGIKIVPISIKYSKSIPHRGCDIKISIGSAFNVADYRTETVKKAAQRLTADLETALRMLHES, from the coding sequence ATGACGATCCCGCTCGACTCTTCTGCACAAACCCTTGCAACTTCAACACCGGCAAAGGTAACTACTATTACCTCTCGCGTTGCGCCTTGGTTCAGTCAGTTGGCTTATCCCTTGGGGCGTCGTATTATTTTACCGTTTTACTTCGGTGAGATTTCGGTGACGGGTCGGGAACATTTACCCACAGAAGGGCCAGTTATCCTAGCGCCCACCCATCGCTCTCGCTGGGATTCCTTTATGGTGCCCTATGCAGCGGGTCGGGATATTACCGGGCGGGATCTGCGGTTTATGGTTTCGGCTAATGAAATGACAGGACTCCAAGGCTGGTTTGTCCGCCGCTTCGGAGGTTTCGCGGTTGACACCGAGCATCCGGGAATCGGCAGTTTGCGGCATGGAGTTGAGCTACTGCAAAATGGGGAAACCCTGGTTTTGTTTCCAGAAGGCAACATCTTTTTTGATAACCAAATCCACCCGCTTAAACCTGGATTGGCGCGTATAGCCCTACAAGCAGAAGCGAGCAAATCTGGCTTGGGGATAAAAATTGTCCCCATAAGCATTAAATACAGCAAATCCATACCCCACAGAGGCTGCGATATTAAAATCAGCATCGGTTCTGCTTTTAATGTGGCCGATTACCGCACCGAAACCGTGAAAAAAGCGGCACAACGTTTGACTGCGGATCTGGAAACTGCTCTTCGGATGCTGCACGAGAGCTAG
- a CDS encoding BolA family protein: MISPDRVEAMIKEELPDALVQVQDLTGGGDHYQVTVVSSLFEGKGLVQQHQMVYGALRQAMSSEAIHALALKTSTPQAQ; the protein is encoded by the coding sequence ATGATTAGTCCCGATCGGGTTGAAGCTATGATTAAGGAGGAATTGCCTGATGCGCTGGTTCAGGTTCAAGACTTGACCGGCGGCGGCGATCACTATCAAGTGACGGTGGTTTCTTCTTTGTTTGAAGGCAAGGGGCTTGTTCAACAGCACCAGATGGTTTACGGTGCGCTGCGACAAGCGATGTCTTCAGAAGCTATCCACGCTCTGGCTCTGAAAACCTCGACTCCCCAGGCTCAGTAA
- the grxD gene encoding Grx4 family monothiol glutaredoxin: MTPELKERIDNLVKQNKILVFMKGNKLMPQCGFSNNVVQILNTLGVPYETFDVLQDQEIRQGIKEYANWPTIPQVYIDGELLGGSDIMIELYQKGELQQKVEVALAS, translated from the coding sequence ATGACACCGGAACTCAAAGAAAGAATTGACAATTTGGTAAAGCAGAACAAAATTTTAGTGTTCATGAAGGGCAACAAGCTCATGCCACAGTGTGGTTTCTCCAACAATGTGGTGCAGATTCTCAATACATTGGGTGTTCCCTACGAAACTTTTGATGTCTTACAAGATCAGGAAATTCGTCAGGGAATTAAAGAGTATGCCAATTGGCCGACTATTCCCCAGGTTTACATTGATGGTGAGTTGCTCGGCGGCTCTGACATTATGATCGAGCTGTATCAAAAGGGTGAGTTACAGCAAAAGGTAGAAGTTGCGTTAGCATCCTAG